The genomic DNA CTTGCAGGATCTTGTAAATCCATAATACAAGTCACGCCGCCTACTGTTAAACTTTGCGGGTGAGGTTGTTTCGCACCAAATACGGCCATAGCTTGCGCTATTGTTCTTTGGAGTCTTAAACACTCCAAATAGTGACTAAGAGCTATAAGATTTTGCTCTGGAGTAAATTTATAAGTAGAATGTCCCCAGTAAGCATTCGCAAACGGTCCGAGATTTCCTTTTTCAACAAATTTTTTAACTTTATCTTGAACTAATTTTAGTTGATCGGCGCCGCAAGCGTAAGGATATTCGCTATATTTAAACGCCTCTTCGCTAGCTTTTTTAGGATCTGCACTAAGAGCGCTAACTACATCAACATAATCAAGCGCGTGGAGTTGATAAAAATGTACGGGATGATCGTGTAAAAACAGAGCCGCATTCATAAGTGTTCTAGTTAATTTTGCATTTAAAGGAGGAACTATACCAAGAGCATTTTCAACAGCTTCAATTCCTGCTCTATAGTGTGAAAATGTACAAACACCACAAATTCTTTGAGTCATAAATCCGGCGTCTCTTGGATCTCTGCCTTTTACTATAGTTTCAATACCCCTCCAAAGAGTTGAGCCGCTATAAGCTTCTTTTACGACACTATTATCATCAACAACAACTTCAATTCTAAGGTGTCCTTCGATTCTTGTTATTGGATCTACTACTATTCTTTGCTCGCTCATGTATTACTCCTTATCTTTTGTAGCTGTTGATATCAAAGCGTGAGCCGCTATAGCAACTCCTGTTATAGCTAATACACCTATACCTATTTTATCAGTTATAGCGTCTGCTCCAAGTCCCTCAAATACCGTTTCGTATAATCTATCTCCAAGAGGCTTTTCAAAAGGTCCCATTTTATCCCAAAAATCAGGCTCGGAACAACCTATACAACCATGACCTGCTTGGATAGGCCAGCTTGTATGTTGATTAAATCTTTCGCGTGAGCAGTTATTAAATGTATATGGTCCTTTGCAGCCTACTTTGTATAAACAATAACCATTTTTTGCACCATCATCGCCAAATTCTTGTACAAACTCTCCAGCATCAAAATGACCGCGCCTCTCGCAAAGATCATGGATTCTAAGACCGTAAGCCCATTTTGGACGATTATATACATCAAGCGCAGGAAGCGTTCCAAATAGTAAGAAATTTAAAACATTTCCTACGATATTTTTCTCGCTTGGCGGACAACCGGGCACATTTATAACAGGTTTGTTTGTAATTTTATGAAGCGGTCTTGCATTTGTTGGGTTTGGTCTTGCTGCTTGTATGCCTCCAAAACTCGAACAGGTACCAATAGCAAATATCGCCAAAGCATTATCACTAGCATGTATAGCGTGCTCTCTTCCAGTAGTGCCTTTTGGTCCAACTGTTAGATAAAACGAGCTATCTCCATCGGGTATTCCGCCTTCTACCATTAAAACATATTTTCCTTTATATTTCTCTATGGCATTTTCAAGATTCTCTTCAGCTTGCCATCCAGAAGCAGCCATAACGGTCTCATGATACTCAAGGCTGATATAATCAAATATCAAACTATCTATAGTTGGAGCATCTGTCCTTAAAAGACTCTCACTACATCCTGTACATTCTGCCATATGCAACCAAATAACCGGAAGTCTATCTGCAAGCTCAGCTGCTTTTGCAACAACCGGAGCAAAACTAGCCGGAAGAGCCATAAGTGCCGTCATAGCTCCAGCCCATTTCATAAAGTCTCTACGGGTAAAGCCGTTTTCTTTAAGCGCTTGGGCTATTGAGCTATTTTTTTTGATTTTAGGCATCTTTGATAAAGAGTCTAGTCTATCTTGTATGGTATTTAAGAGTTTGTGCTCAACCATAACTTCTCCTTGATAATAAGATAAATTTATAAAATAAATTTTTTGTCTTTGTAATTTTACAACGATTTATCTTAATTATTTTAATAAATTTATTTTAATTGAATAACATAATGTTACTTTAAGCTTAAAAATTTCTAAAAAATATTATCTGATATCTTTTTACGTGCTTTAAATTTATCAAACAAACCTTATAATGATCATATAAATTATAGTAGGAACCATTATACTAATTAAAGAATTCTTCTTCCAAATTTGTAAAGCAAATACCAAAAATAGACAAAATATAGCACTAAAACCTAAATTAAACGTAGAAAATTCCATACTTCTAAGAGCATAAAATAGTAAAACAATCATTATGATTAAAGTAGTAGTCTGCTGCAAATACAACAAAGTTTTATTATCTGAGCGTTTTTTAAACAACCAATAAGGCAAAAATCTAGTAAGAATAGTAGCAAAACCGGCTACCAAAATATACGGCAAATACTCCATCAAAAATACCTCTTAAAAAGCAATAAAATCACCACTGCAAATATAAGAGTGCCAAATAAAAAATACTGCTGTGGAAATATAAAAAGCCCTATTATAGAACATCCAATACCTAAAAATAAGACACTTTTATTTGGATTATTTTTAAAAACTTGATAAGTTAATATAGCAAACAAAGCACTAAGACTAAAATCAATCCCTTTGTAAGATACATTTAAGCTTGAACCAAGTATAGCGCCTAGATTGACTCCAAAAATCCAGTAGCTTTGATTTAGTAAAGCCGTCATATTAAAAATTAAATTTCTGTTTTCATCACTATTTTGTTTTCGTGATTTTAGTATAGCAAAAGTTTCATCAGTCAAAGCGTAGATAAAATATATACGATTTTTTAAAGATTTTATCTCATTAAGCATAGCCATAGTATAAAAAAAATGTCTAAAATTTAAAAGAAAGGATATGAAAAAAACGCTACTCAAAGATGATCCAGATACGATAAAAGCTACAAGTAAAAACTCGACGCTTCCTGCATAAATAACGATACTAGTAAGACTCATAACCCAGATCGGCAAACCGCTGCCAACTCCATAAAGTCCGAAGGCTAAACCAAGCGGGATATATCCCATCATAACTGGGATAGTAGATTTGAATATTTCAAATTTAGACAAAATTTGTTTTCCGTAATTAAATTTGCAGATTATACAAATTTTATACTTTAAATTTAGTTAATTATAGTTAAAAATAAATCATTATAAATAAAAATAATTTTTAATTATATTTTAAGGGTGAATTTGGAGCGAAGTAAAAATTCCGCTCCAAATATTTTATATAAGATTTACGACTATTTCATCATTAAGTGCAGATATTTTTATACTGTCGCCGCTTTTTAACTCATCGCGTAGTATCATTTCAGCAAGTTTATCTTCGACTAACTCATAAAGAGCCCTTCTAAGCGGACGCGCACCATACACCGGATCAAATCCCGCTTTAGCGATAAACTCTTTAGCATTTTCATCAAGAACTGCTTTAATGCCTCTGTTTTGAAGAGTGGCCTCTAGTTCTTTAAACATTATAGAAACTATGCCGCTAAGCTCGTTTGCACCAAGAGGATTAAAGATGATCGTATCATCTAGTCTATTTAAAAACTCAGGTTTAAAATAGTCTTTTAACGCGTCTTTTACCGCATTTTCTCTCTCATCTCCACTTAAATTTGCTATCGCAGACGAACCGATATTGCTAGTCAAAATGATGATAGTATTTTTAAAATCCACGGTAACGCCTTTGTTATCTGTCGCCCTTCCATCATCTAAAATCCCAAGCAGTACATTAAACACGTCTTTATGAGCCTTTTCAACTTCATCAAAAAGTATCACGCTATAAGGTTTTCTACGAACTGCTTCGGTTAATTGTCCGCCCTCATCATACCCAACGTATCCAGGAGGCGCTCCAAGCAGCCTTGAAACGCTGTGTTTTTCCATATATTCACTCATATCAAAACGAACAAGAGCCTTTTCATCATCAAATAAAAATCTAGCTAACGCCTTTGCGCTCTCTGTTTTACCAACTCCAGTCGGTCCTAAAAACAAAAAGCTACCGATCGGTCTATTTTGACTGCTGAGCCCTGCTTTGTTTCGTTTTATGGCGCGTGAAAGAGCGTGAAGCGCAGCGTCTTGTCCTACTACGTTACGCTTTAGATGCTCTTCTACTTGCAAGAATTTCTCTTTTTCGCTAGTTAGCATACGTTTTACTGAAATTCCAGTCCATTTACTAAGAATACCCGCTACCATATCCTCATCAACTTCGTTTTTAAGCAAAACCCCGCCTTTTTTCATCTCTTCCCATTTAGCTTCTAACTCTTTTATCTTAGCGCTTGCTTCTGGGATCTTACCGTACTCTATCTCTGCGGCTTTTTCATAAGCGTTATTTCTTTTTGCAAGTTCGGCTTCATTTTTAAGACTTTCTATCTGTTTTTTGGCTTCGCTTATACCGTTAAATACCGCTTTTTCATTTTTAAATTTAGCTTCTAGTCCGGATTTTTTCTCATTTAAATTTGCAACCTCTTTTTCTATCTCATTAAGACGTTCGCTATTTTTATCACTATTTTCCATTTTTAAAGCTTCTTTTTCGACTATTAGAGTTTCGATCTCTCTTTTAGCCTTTGAAAGCTCATAAGGTTCGCTTTCGATCTGCATTTTAAGCTCGGCTGCGGCTTCATCGATCAAGTCTATAGCTTTATCCGGTAAAAATCTACCGCTTATATATCTATCGCTTAGCTTTGCAGCAGCCACAAGAGCGCTATCTGTGATATTTACGTTATGATGAACTTCTAGCTTGTCTTTGATACCACGTAAAATTTGCAAAGCTTCATTTACGCTCGGCTCGGCAACATTTACTGGCTGGAAACGACGCTGAAGGGCTGCGTCTTTTTCAAAATACTTACGATACTCTTTAAGAGTAGTAGCTCCCACGGCGTGAAGCTCGCCTCTAGCAAGAGCCGGTTTTAGGATATTTGCGGCGTCCATACTACCCTCACTAGCTCCAGCTCCTACGATAGTGTGAATTTCGTCTATAAAAAGTATGATATTCCCTGCTTTTTTTACTTCGTCGATGACTGCTTTGAGACGGTCTTCAAACTCACCACGGTATTTTGCTCCGGCGATGAGGGCACTCATATCAAGAGCGATGACGCGTTTGTTTGCAAGACTAGTAGGAACAGCTTTTTTGATGATAAGCTGAGCCAAACCTTCTACTATAGCAGTTTTTCCCACTCCTGGCTCACCTAGCAAGATAGGGTTATTTTTAGTTTTACGTATGAGAATTTGCATCATCCTAGTTATCTCTTCATCTCTTCCGATAACAGGATCAAGCTCTCCTTCGCTTGCTTTTTTAGTAAGATCCACTCCAAATTTAGAAAGGCTATCAAGAGTTTCATCGCTAGTTTGACTATCTACATTGCGACCACCGCGAATGGCTTCTAGCTCTTTTTTAAGCTCTATTAAATTTATGTATTTACTTAAAATTTCTTTCAAAGGCTCTTTATCAAGGTTACCTAAAATCCAAGTATCAACAGCGATATAACTATCTCCTAAGCTTATCATAACGGCTTTTGCATTTTCTAAGCTATTTACGAGTTCGCTTGAAACTTTGATATTTTCTCTACTAACGTTTGAGCTAGTAAGGAGTTTAGAAGCGCGACTTTTTATGTCAAGCAAAACCGCGTCCTTGCTTACGTTTGTTTTATTAAAAATTTGATTTAGTATAGAGTTACTATCTGCGACTAATGCCCAAAGCATGTGCAAGCTCAAGGCTTCTGGGTTTTTATTGCCTATAGCAAGGCTCAGTGAATTTTCAACCAAACTTCTAGTTTGATCGGTTAATTCTTCAAATATATTTGCCATTTTTGCTCCTTAAACTTTATATGAGGAGCATTATACAACTTTAGTCTATCTTTGTCAATGTTCATAAAATAATTTTTAAAATTCATATTATTTTCATAGGCTAAAATTTGATATTTTTACCTTAAATTTAGGCAAATTTTAATAGAATTAATGATTTTAAAAATTTGGAGTTTGAAATTGAAAAAGAAAAATTTTTTTCAAGCATTTGGATTTGTTTTAGTTCTAAGTATAGGACTATTCACAACTCTCAATGCGAAACAAAACAGTGAGGCTAGTAGACTAGAAGCTCTTGCAAAACTTACGAAGACAATCGCAATTGTCGAAAAATACTATGTAGATGATCAGAATTTTACTCAAATAATTGACAAAACTATAGCGGGTCTTATGTCAAATTTAGATGCTCATTCTAGTTTTCTTGACGAAAAAGCATTTAAAGATATGCAGATACAAACAAGCGGTGAGTTCGGCGGTCTTGGTATAACAGTTGGGATGAAAGATGGGGCGCTAACGGTTATAGCGCCTATAGATGATACGCCGGCGTTTAAAGCAGGAGTAAAATCAGGTGATGTTATATTAAGGATAGACGGTAACTCTACTATAGGAATAACTATAGATGAAGCAGTAAGCAAAATGCGCGGCAAACCAAAGACTCCAGTTAATATTACGGTAGTAAGAAAAGGAGAGAAAAAGCCATTTGATCTTACAATAATCCGAGATATCATTAAAGTAGAGTCCGTACAAGCAAAATTGATAAAAGACGATAATATACTCTATCTAAGAGTTACAAATTTCGATCAGCACGTAACATCAAAAGCTAGAGAATTTATAAAAGAAAATCCAAACGTCAAAGGTATAGTATTGGATCTTAGAAATAATCCGGGCGGACTTTTAAATCAAGCAGTCGGCTTAGCAAATTTATTTATAGATAAAGGAATTATCGTTTCGCAAAAAGGTAGAAGCAAAGAAGAAGATGAAAATTATATCGCCGATCCATCGTTATTTGTTACAAAAGTTCCTTTAGTAGTGTTAGTAAATGGCGGAAGTGCGAGTGCGAGCGAAATAGTCAGTGGAGCGCTGCAAGACTTAAAACGAGCTGTCGTAGTAGGTGAAAATACATTTGGAAAAGGAAGCGTACAGATAGTTATGCCTATTGACAAAACAGAAGCTCTTAGACTAACAGTAGCAAGATACTATCTGCCAAGCGGTCGTACGATACAAGCAGTAGGCGTAAAACCTGATGTTATAGTATATCCGGGCAAAGCTCCGACTGAAGATGAGAATGGATTTAGCTTAAAAGAGAGTGATTTAAAACAGCATTTAGAAAGTGAATTAAATAAAATAGAACCAAAAAAAGATGAAAAAAATAGCAAAGAAAATAAAAATATCATCACACAAAAAGAGATTTATGATGATATTCAACTAAAAACTGCTATAGATACTATAAAGATATTAAACATCAAGTAAGGAGAAAATCGTGGAAAAGTTAGAAATGATCTATGAAGGCAAAGGGAAAAAGATGTGGTCTGTCAAAGGACATGACGACTTGCTTATAGCTGAATTTAAAGATGATTTGACAGCATTTAACGCTGAAAAAAAAGGCTCTGAAAGTGGTAAAGGCGCATTAAATAACAAAATTTCAACCGCACTTTTTAAACTGTTAAAAAGCAAAGGTATAGAAACTGCGCTTGTTGATACTATCAACGACACTGAACAAGTCGTGAAAAAATGCAAAATAATACCTCTTGAAGTGGTTGTAAGAAACATAGCAACAGGAAGTCTAAGCAAAAGACTTGCGATAAAAGAAGGAACAGTTTTACCTTTTACTTTAGTAGAGTTTTACTATAAAGATGACGCTTTAGGCGATCCGTTAGTAAATGATGAACACTGCATCATAATGGATCTTGTAAAAAGCGAAAACGACCTTGACAGATTAAAACATTTAGGAAGAGAGATAAACTCTATATTGCTTCCATTTTTTAAAGAAAAAGGATTAAAATTAGTCGATTTTAAGATTGAATTTGGCGTGGATAAGGATGGAAATATACTTCTTGCCGATGAGATAAGCCCCGATAGCTGCCGTTTTTGGGATTCTGTGACAAATGAAAAAATGGACAAAGATAGATTCAGACAAGATCTAGGAAGCGTAAAAGTTGCGTATGAAGAAGTTCTTAGACGCATACTTTCTTAGAATTATCTAATGATTTAGAAATACTCTTTTTAGCTATTTTAAGTAGATTTGGTATTTTAATCACTCTTACTTAAAATAGCTTAAAAAGTTTTGTTTAAAGATTTAGATATTAAATTTAAAGGTTTTATATGAAAGCAACAATAAATGTTTTTTTAAAAAATGGAGTTTTAGATCCTGCTGGTAAAGCGACTAAACATGCTCTATCTTCACTTGGTTTTAACGGTATAAATGATGCTAGGATAGGAAAGCAAATAATTTTAAATTTAGATGACGCAACTAGCGATGAAGATATAAAAAAAATGTGTGAAGAGCTTCTTGCTAATACGGTAATAGAAGATTATGAGATTATAAAAGGCTAAAAATGAAAGTAGCTATAATACATTTTCCAGGAACAAACTGTGAAAGAGATACTCAGTACGCTTTTGATAAATTAGGCTGTGAAACTAAAATTATATGGCATAAAGAAACTAGCGTAGATACTGATTTGATCATACTTCCTGGTGGCTTTAGCTATGGTGATTATCTAAGAACCGCTGCTATAGCTAAGTTTAGTCCGATTATGAATGCGGTAATAAATCACGCCAAAAAAGGCGGTCTTGTGCTTGGAATTTGCAATGGATTTCAAATGCTTTTAGAAACAAATCTTTTAGATGGAGCAATGAGAAGAAACGAAAATATGAGCTTTATAAGCAAATTTCATTACTTAAAAATTATATCAACTAACAATAAATTTTTATCAAATTTAAATAATGGAGACATAGTAGATATACCTTTAGCTCATGGAGAGGGAAACTACTACGCTGATGATGATACTATAAAAAGATTATATGACAATGATCAAGTATTACTAAAATACTGTGATAAAGATGGCAATATTGTAAATGTAAATGGCTCAATTGACTCCATAGCAGGAATTTGCAATAAAAATAAAAATATATTTGGACTAATGCCTCATCCTGAACGCGCTATAGAAAGTATTCTAGGAAGCGAGGACGGTATAAAAATGCTAAAAGGTTTGATTTGCTAAAGTATATTTTACTGTTATTTCTGCCTTTTTATACTACTTTAGTAGCACAAGAAGTTAGTATTTTTGATATGATAGATGGTAAAACCACGCAAAATAAAGAAAATACGATAAAAAATAACCAACAGCAAAATACAATATTACAGCAAAATGCAAAAAAGCAAATTCTTCCTTCCGAAATACAAAAAATTGCCCCAACAGACGAACCAGATGAAAACATAGATAGCACACAAATTTACCAAACCATAGAGCCAAACAAGCTTATACTAACAGCATCTAAAATGCCTAGATCTGTATATATCTATCAAGTTTTTAGCATAAAACTAAAAGCGGACACTGAACAAAATTTAAATTTCGACCTAAACTTAACCGTGGATTCAAACGATCTGATATGGCTAAATCCAAAACCGAATTGGAGTGAACTTAAACGCGGAATTTATGAAACAACACTATGGTTTGAGGCAAATAGCACAAATGCAAATATCAGTAATATAACTTTAACTCTAAATAGAAACGATAGTTTCTTTCAAAAATCAAGCATAAGTACGGAAATTCCGCTTATTAAAAATTTAAAAACAGATGATAAATTTGCAAATATGGTTGCAGATAAACTAGAGATTAAGAAGGTAAAAAGTTCTAAATTTGACGAGCTTTATAACTTAATAACAATAGAACTTGAGAGCAAAAACGGAAATTTAAGCTCATTTTTTATACCGCAAAACTTTGAAAAGCAAGGGATAGAGTCTATCAAAGGAGATTTTGTAAATCAAAACGGTAACTACTTTATTATAGCAGATAAAGATATAAAAAATATAAATTTTAGCTATTATAATCTAAAAAGTTCTAAATTTGAAAGTTTCGATATAGATATAAAAGTTGAAGTCGATGATCTTAGTACGCAAGTAAACTTAAATCCTAAAGAGAGTGAGTTTGAGCTATATAAAGATATTGCTTTATACTCTATAATTGTGATTTTCTTGCTCTTATTTATATTTAAAAGAAGTTATTACTCGTTTATTATCGCTATAGCATTTGGTATATATACATTTTATGATAACCGACCTTTTAGCGATGCTAAACTTAAAATCAATTCAGAAGTCAAAATACTTCCTACTTCAAACTCAACTATATTTTTTGTAGCCAACAGACCTGAAAAGGTAAAAATAATGGCAAAAAACGGAAATTATACAAAAATACTTCTCGAAAATAAAAAAATCGGCTGGGTATCAAATGAAAATATTGAGTAAAATAAAAACTATACTTTATGCTATAGAGCTTATTTTAAGTATAGCGGGGGTTGTTCTTTTTATGGCTATTTTCAAAGATAAAAATCGACAAATCAGGCGTATGTGGGCAAAATTGCAGCGATTTTTTATAAGATATCAGCTAGAAGTAGTAGGAAAACCTATCGATGAAGCAAATTTAATAATAATAAATCATCAAAGCGTACTTGATATAATAGTTATGGAAGAGATACATCCGGCAAATCTATCTTGGATAGCCAAAAAAGAGATAGGCAAAATACCTATAATAGGCAAAATACTTACAATACCAAAAATGATTCCGATAGATAGAAAAGATCCCAGATCGCTTCCAAAACTCATAAAAGACGTAAAAGATAGAGTAGATAACAACAGGGTTGTAGCGATGTTTCCTGAGGGCACAAGAAGCGAAGGAGATAAGCTTCTTAAATTTCAAAGCGGAGCTAAAATAATCGTTTCAAAACTAAATTTAAAAGTACAGCCGGTTCTCATCATAAACTCAAGAAATATTTTAGATACAAAAAGATTTAAGCTAAATAGCGGATTGCTAAAAGTCATATATATGGATTTGATAGATACTAGTAATGAAACTTGGCTAGAAGAAACTAGAGCAAAAATGCAAGCTCTTTTAGATCAAAACATATGAGTTTTACGACTATTTTTTATATAGGCTTTGGCGGAGCACTAGGAGCTATACTAAGAAGTTTCACAAATGGATTTGTAAGTAAGATATTTCCGAATTTATCCTTTCCCCTTGGAACTTTAAGCGTAAATATCATAGGTGGATTTTTCATAGGTTTTTTAATGAGCCTTGCTTCAAATATAAATATAGATATCAATTTAAAATCATTTTTAGTTACAGGATTTTTAGGAGGACTTACGACATTTTCTACATTTAGTTATGAAAATATGCTTTTACTTCAATCAGGAAATTATACGAACGCATTTTTAAATATCGCTTCAAATTTACTATTATCTTTGCTGTTTTGTTATTTTGGATTTTGGATAGTTAAAGTTATGTACGCATAGCTAAGAGAGAGATCTCCTAGCAGTTTTTAACGAGTAATTCTAGCTTGATTAAACGCAGGAGAGATATTAAACAAATTTTCAAGAGGTATATCTTGATTTTCATCTACTACGCAAGGTTTAAGTCCTATTTGATCTATCGTCTGTTCGGCGTAAGGATTTACCACACTAAGGCAAAAACCTCGTTTTACTATACTTTCAATCTGAACTGCAGATGAAATAGTAGGAAGTATGCTAAATGCAACTCCATATAGACCGACCGCTGTACTCTCGCATCGAGTTACGCTGAATTTATCCCTGATATCTATACTTAAACAATCTCCTGGCTTGATAACAGATACGAATTGAACTACTCCAAACGGAAATTTCCCGACTCTGGATGGAAGTTGTATTTCGCTTATTGTCCAGTTAGATCCTAAAGCAGCTTTTCCTCCATCATCTCTTGTTATGGGAATTCCTGTTAACAAGCTTCTTATAGCTACTATTGGTGTATAATCCGAAGGCTCGTCTATAGCATATAAAGATATTGATGATATTAAAATAGCCAAACCAAGTGCGATTTTTTTATATATGTATTTCATTTTTATTCCTTAAAATTTTCTAAAATTTACTGGCACATGGTCAGATGTGATTTGAGCTCTCATATTTGCTAGCATAAGTATAGCAGCTATAGCAGGAGCCGAAAAAGCACTTGTTCCGGAGTTTCCAGCAACAAGATAATCAAGAGTTCTGCCGCTGCTTTGAGTCGGAGCATTTGGAGCGATAATGCTAACTCTATTTCTAAGTCCGCCTTCTAAAGCTCCTAGTAAAGAGCTCGGCTCACGGTTAAAATCCCCGCCGATAACCCAGTTTATACCTCCTTGTCCTATAAAAGAGTCGTGTACGCGGTGAATCAAAGATGGAGCGTCTGGTCCTCCGCTAGCCAAAGCATGAGCTGTAAAAAATACATCGTTTCTTATATGTATGCCTATGGCAGGTCTAGCAGCAGCGATTTCAGGATATATTATACTTACGTTATCGGCTCTTCTGGTTGAAACGATAGCCAAATTTACCCTATTTGCACCGACATCTATCCTAGAGTGATAGATATAAACCATATTCGGACGTGAGTTAGTGCCTAAATTCCACGTATATTCATCTACTGGGGTGCCGCCTTGAAAAACACGTTGAGTATTTACTGCTGTAGTCGGTATGCTGCCCGATTCTTGCAACATAAGTATATCAGCTGCAGCGTCTCCCGTTATTAACTGTCGTACATTCACGTTCCACTTGCTTTCAGTAGAAGCCGATGATCCTTGCATATTCCAAGTAGCAATTTTATAATCTTCTATAGCTGCAAAACTTAGACTTGCGCTAAGCAGTGCTAATATTATAAATTTTTTCATTTTTATCCTTTAAAAATTAAGCGGCTCTTTTACAGAGCGCGTTTTTATGGTTGGGGCCGTTATCATCCACTGCTGATCTATATTTGTTCTATTTTTCTCTACGCAAGGAGTTAAATTTATGTTATAAAACTTAAAACCTCTTTCAAAATCAGTCTGCAAGCATCTTCCATCGCTAAAATTTTTAAATTGAACGGCGCCATTATCAAATGGTATCATTTCCCAAAATTGAGGTGCGGATTTAACGTCGCACGTAGTATGAACAACTCCACTCAAATAAGCACTTAGGCATGTTTTAGTGGATTCATTTACGATTTGAACATAATTTTTTGGATAAAGCTTTAATCTCCAAATTCTAAGATAACCAAAAGGTACGCTATCTCTTGCACTATACCCCCACACCCAATTCAAAGGCGCGGTAGCCCATACGGTTATAACGACTCCATTTTGAGCCATTATAGATACAAGATCAGAGTTAAAAGGAGTGTTGTAAAATACCGGAACAGGATTATACGGATCATCACTTCTATTTGGTCCATGCACCGGATCGACATTTGAA from Campylobacter fetus subsp. fetus includes the following:
- the crcB gene encoding fluoride efflux transporter CrcB — its product is MSFTTIFYIGFGGALGAILRSFTNGFVSKIFPNLSFPLGTLSVNIIGGFFIGFLMSLASNINIDINLKSFLVTGFLGGLTTFSTFSYENMLLLQSGNYTNAFLNIASNLLLSLLFCYFGFWIVKVMYA
- a CDS encoding lysophospholipid acyltransferase family protein; the protein is MKILSKIKTILYAIELILSIAGVVLFMAIFKDKNRQIRRMWAKLQRFFIRYQLEVVGKPIDEANLIIINHQSVLDIIVMEEIHPANLSWIAKKEIGKIPIIGKILTIPKMIPIDRKDPRSLPKLIKDVKDRVDNNRVVAMFPEGTRSEGDKLLKFQSGAKIIVSKLNLKVQPVLIINSRNILDTKRFKLNSGLLKVIYMDLIDTSNETWLEETRAKMQALLDQNI
- a CDS encoding toxin; protein product: MKYIYKKIALGLAILISSISLYAIDEPSDYTPIVAIRSLLTGIPITRDDGGKAALGSNWTISEIQLPSRVGKFPFGVVQFVSVIKPGDCLSIDIRDKFSVTRCESTAVGLYGVAFSILPTISSAVQIESIVKRGFCLSVVNPYAEQTIDQIGLKPCVVDENQDIPLENLFNISPAFNQARITR
- a CDS encoding RICIN domain-containing protein, giving the protein MNLFKKSLIVAYISILSYSIMSANSNVDPVHGPNRSDDPYNPVPVFYNTPFNSDLVSIMAQNGVVITVWATAPLNWVWGYSARDSVPFGYLRIWRLKLYPKNYVQIVNESTKTCLSAYLSGVVHTTCDVKSAPQFWEMIPFDNGAVQFKNFSDGRCLQTDFERGFKFYNINLTPCVEKNRTNIDQQWMITAPTIKTRSVKEPLNF
- a CDS encoding cytolethal distending toxin subunit B family protein, with protein sequence MKKFIILALLSASLSFAAIEDYKIATWNMQGSSASTESKWNVNVRQLITGDAAADILMLQESGSIPTTAVNTQRVFQGGTPVDEYTWNLGTNSRPNMVYIYHSRIDVGANRVNLAIVSTRRADNVSIIYPEIAAARPAIGIHIRNDVFFTAHALASGGPDAPSLIHRVHDSFIGQGGINWVIGGDFNREPSSLLGALEGGLRNRVSIIAPNAPTQSSGRTLDYLVAGNSGTSAFSAPAIAAILMLANMRAQITSDHVPVNFRKF
- a CDS encoding SH3 domain-containing protein, whose product is MLKYILLLFLPFYTTLVAQEVSIFDMIDGKTTQNKENTIKNNQQQNTILQQNAKKQILPSEIQKIAPTDEPDENIDSTQIYQTIEPNKLILTASKMPRSVYIYQVFSIKLKADTEQNLNFDLNLTVDSNDLIWLNPKPNWSELKRGIYETTLWFEANSTNANISNITLTLNRNDSFFQKSSISTEIPLIKNLKTDDKFANMVADKLEIKKVKSSKFDELYNLITIELESKNGNLSSFFIPQNFEKQGIESIKGDFVNQNGNYFIIADKDIKNINFSYYNLKSSKFESFDIDIKVEVDDLSTQVNLNPKESEFELYKDIALYSIIVIFLLLFIFKRSYYSFIIAIAFGIYTFYDNRPFSDAKLKINSEVKILPTSNSTIFFVANRPEKVKIMAKNGNYTKILLENKKIGWVSNENIE
- the purQ gene encoding phosphoribosylformylglycinamidine synthase subunit PurQ — protein: MKVAIIHFPGTNCERDTQYAFDKLGCETKIIWHKETSVDTDLIILPGGFSYGDYLRTAAIAKFSPIMNAVINHAKKGGLVLGICNGFQMLLETNLLDGAMRRNENMSFISKFHYLKIISTNNKFLSNLNNGDIVDIPLAHGEGNYYADDDTIKRLYDNDQVLLKYCDKDGNIVNVNGSIDSIAGICNKNKNIFGLMPHPERAIESILGSEDGIKMLKGLIC